A stretch of Spirosoma oryzicola DNA encodes these proteins:
- a CDS encoding YtxH domain-containing protein, with translation MSRIGRDLTFLLTGLSAGAILGLLYAPDKGKVTRDRLTFRLSKYREQIEFMINDLVNSAELPENLSKNEGQRVVNDAREKAERLLEDVDRLMAQIKQQNA, from the coding sequence ATGAGCAGAATTGGCCGTGATTTAACCTTTTTGCTAACCGGACTATCAGCGGGTGCTATCCTAGGATTGTTGTACGCCCCCGATAAGGGCAAAGTCACCCGTGATCGTTTAACGTTCCGTTTGTCGAAGTATCGCGAACAGATTGAGTTTATGATCAACGATCTGGTGAACTCAGCCGAACTACCTGAAAACCTATCGAAAAACGAAGGGCAGCGTGTGGTGAATGATGCGCGTGAAAAAGCCGAGCGGCTGCTGGAAGATGTTGACCGTCTGATGGCTCAGATCAAACAACAGAATGCCTAA
- the nusB gene encoding transcription antitermination factor NusB → MQALYALRQAEFSNQQLALDGIADLFQPDLNSMQPQDKRQLEGYRQLAGLLFEEAIKANQPAQDDDAPTKVLKAANDGFVFYQIRTKKDRQHFAQMMLKQVNGIYEDYIRVLLLLIELGHAARIDRERQYRDVDEAPFPFESALNDNSVIKALADLQMLQNEALRHNISWAEDLGFIRKALREVLKTDDTYRAYCEKRTHTADEDQALIQYVLRTLIFKHEVIRDHLAEIDLSWAENSEVVRGLAIRTLKSAQSPTGLKLEPLTDDWEEDERFLNTLFQNALNNDADYEQLLTDQLRNWDVERVAMLDKIILKLAVCELLNFPNIPVKVTINEYIELAKAYSTPKSGKFVNGILDNLSEKLQATGRLRKSGRGLLDNK, encoded by the coding sequence ATGCAGGCGCTATATGCCCTTCGTCAGGCCGAATTCTCTAATCAACAACTAGCCCTCGATGGCATCGCGGATCTCTTTCAGCCCGATCTGAACTCGATGCAGCCTCAGGACAAACGGCAGCTGGAAGGCTACCGACAATTGGCGGGCCTGCTCTTCGAAGAGGCCATTAAGGCAAACCAGCCCGCTCAGGACGACGACGCTCCCACGAAAGTATTGAAAGCCGCCAACGACGGTTTCGTATTTTACCAGATACGCACCAAGAAAGATCGTCAGCACTTTGCGCAGATGATGCTTAAGCAGGTGAACGGTATCTACGAAGATTACATCCGGGTTCTGTTGTTGCTCATCGAACTTGGTCACGCAGCCCGCATTGACCGCGAACGGCAATACCGCGATGTCGATGAAGCGCCTTTCCCCTTTGAGTCGGCATTGAACGACAATAGCGTCATAAAAGCGCTGGCTGACCTGCAAATGCTGCAAAATGAAGCACTCCGGCACAACATATCGTGGGCCGAAGATCTAGGCTTTATTCGGAAAGCGTTGCGTGAGGTTCTAAAAACGGACGACACCTACCGAGCCTACTGCGAGAAAAGAACGCATACCGCCGACGAAGACCAGGCCTTGATTCAGTATGTGTTACGTACGCTTATCTTTAAGCACGAAGTTATTCGCGATCACTTGGCAGAGATTGACCTGAGTTGGGCCGAAAACAGCGAAGTGGTACGGGGGCTAGCTATTCGCACGCTTAAGTCGGCGCAAAGCCCGACAGGCTTGAAACTCGAACCGCTTACGGACGACTGGGAAGAAGACGAGCGGTTTCTGAACACGCTATTTCAGAACGCGCTGAACAATGATGCCGATTACGAGCAGTTGCTCACCGATCAACTTCGCAACTGGGATGTCGAGCGTGTCGCCATGCTCGATAAGATTATTCTCAAATTAGCCGTTTGTGAATTGCTCAACTTCCCAAACATTCCGGTTAAAGTGACGATTAATGAATATATCGAATTGGCAAAAGCATATAGTACGCCTAAAAGCGGTAAATTTGTCAACGGAATTTTAGACAACCTCTCCGAAAAGCTACAGGCTACAGGGCGTCTGCGCAAGAGCGGACGTGGGTTGCTGGACAATAAATAG
- a CDS encoding ABC transporter ATP-binding protein — protein sequence MKALSYLNKYLLKYKWYLIWGTVFTIISNLFGIFPAQLVRYALDLVRETLDIYYLYDKSPLQSALYDVFAFSLLLFGGLTLVMALLKGFFLFLVRQTLIVMSRHVEYDLKNEIYDHYQTLPLSFYRQHSTGDLMARISEDVSKVRMYVGPSIMYGVNLLVLFVLVITYMVSINARLSLYVLLPLPILSVAIYLVNNIIIQRSEEIQRSLSKLSTYVQEAFSGIRVLKAFVQEQNSAARFELESDEYRNKSLSLTRVDSLFFPIVAILVGLSNVLVVFVGGQEIMAGRLTPGNITEFILYVNMLTWPVMALGWTTSQTQRAAASQERINQFLRIKTDIVSQKNIRRTIAGEIEFKNVRFVYPDSGIVAIKNFSMHVKAGETVAILGTTGSGKTTLANLLTRMYDASAGEIRVDDVSIKDYNLTSVREQMGYVPQDVFLFSETISNNVRFGKPDLSQERVEQAVRDADLYQNVLDFPEQFETRVGERGVTLSGGQKQRLSIARAIVRDPKILILDDCLSAVDTNTENKILNNLKRIMADRTSVIISHRVSSAKLADQIIMLDDGEIVEQGTHEELLAKNGAYRELYEKQLQTEEV from the coding sequence GTGAAAGCACTTTCCTACCTGAATAAATATCTCCTCAAATACAAATGGTATCTGATTTGGGGGACGGTATTTACCATCATATCCAATCTTTTCGGCATTTTTCCGGCGCAGCTGGTACGCTACGCGCTGGACCTGGTGCGCGAAACACTGGACATCTATTATCTGTACGATAAGTCGCCCCTGCAATCGGCTTTGTACGACGTGTTTGCGTTTAGTTTGCTGCTGTTTGGTGGACTTACGCTCGTGATGGCGTTGCTTAAAGGATTTTTCCTGTTCCTGGTCCGGCAAACGCTGATTGTGATGTCTCGCCATGTCGAGTACGATCTGAAAAACGAGATTTACGATCATTATCAGACGCTACCGCTCAGCTTTTACCGGCAGCACAGCACCGGCGATCTGATGGCACGGATTTCGGAAGATGTGAGCAAAGTGCGGATGTACGTCGGCCCGAGCATCATGTACGGCGTAAACCTGCTTGTGCTCTTCGTGCTGGTTATTACGTACATGGTGAGCATCAATGCGCGCTTGTCGCTCTACGTGTTGCTGCCCTTGCCGATCTTGTCGGTTGCCATTTACCTCGTTAATAACATTATCATCCAGCGGTCGGAAGAGATTCAACGGAGTTTGTCGAAACTTTCGACCTACGTGCAGGAAGCTTTTTCGGGAATCCGGGTACTGAAAGCGTTTGTGCAGGAGCAAAACTCGGCCGCTCGGTTTGAATTGGAAAGCGATGAATACCGGAACAAGTCATTAAGCCTGACGCGCGTTGACTCCCTGTTTTTTCCCATCGTAGCCATTCTGGTGGGTTTAAGCAACGTGCTGGTTGTATTTGTGGGAGGACAGGAAATTATGGCCGGTCGCCTGACGCCCGGAAATATCACTGAGTTTATTCTGTACGTAAATATGCTGACCTGGCCAGTAATGGCACTGGGTTGGACAACCAGTCAGACACAGCGGGCGGCTGCTTCGCAGGAGCGTATCAATCAGTTTTTGCGGATCAAAACCGATATTGTCTCTCAGAAAAATATACGACGGACCATTGCTGGTGAAATTGAGTTCAAGAATGTGCGGTTCGTTTATCCGGATTCAGGTATCGTCGCGATTAAGAATTTTTCGATGCACGTAAAGGCGGGCGAAACCGTGGCTATTCTGGGCACAACGGGTTCGGGCAAAACGACGCTTGCGAACCTGTTGACGCGGATGTACGATGCTTCGGCGGGTGAGATCCGAGTTGATGATGTGTCGATCAAAGATTACAACTTAACGTCGGTTCGTGAGCAGATGGGCTATGTGCCGCAGGATGTGTTTTTGTTCTCCGAGACGATCAGCAACAATGTTCGCTTTGGTAAACCTGACCTTTCGCAGGAGCGCGTCGAGCAGGCCGTTCGGGATGCCGATCTGTACCAGAATGTTCTGGATTTTCCGGAGCAGTTTGAAACGCGGGTTGGCGAACGGGGTGTAACGCTATCCGGTGGTCAGAAACAGCGGTTAAGCATTGCGCGCGCCATCGTTCGCGATCCTAAAATTCTGATTCTGGACGACTGTCTGTCTGCCGTCGATACGAACACCGAAAACAAGATTCTGAATAATCTCAAGCGTATCATGGCTGATCGCACATCGGTGATTATTTCACACCGGGTTTCGTCGGCAAAGCTGGCTGATCAGATCATTATGCTCGACGACGGGGAGATTGTCGAACAAGGTACGCACGAGGAACTGCTGGCTAAAAACGGGGCCTACCGCGAACTTTACGAGAAGCAGTTACAGACCGAAGAGGTATAA
- a CDS encoding lytic transglycosylase domain-containing protein: MNHLNRSLLRMGLLSAMLGLTIMSSAETTIQSGQGGASPQSSDSTIVKKDTVALVPTVPDSILRERLTKIQKTIPLNYHKSVQAYVDYFTFRKASATKLMLERMPLFFPLYERMLSDYGLPDELKYLSIVESALNPRAISRAGAGGLWQIMPGTGRDLRLYQDDYVDERMDPVKATEAACKYLRDLYNIFGDWELAMAAYNCGPGAVKRAMRRSGGDSFYTIFDALPKETRGYVPQFVAFTYLMHHANDHGIFAENYEHPIPHDTIQITGYFNLETFAKHSTMPLADLQKMNPAITTTILPEYTRRYPLRIPRQQYAYFSTRRRAIMDSASQIPPAMAHMLLASAEDVRYGADSIGAWSNLGSNPLARMTLDETPSLGTISGEKPAKLAAQLAVAESADEPEEDMETVVLRKPRKQTYVVKRGDNLGDIAERFSVELYDLKRWNHLRSTRIQRGQKLTILKEAAETRAEKLADQGTAKGRKKAEVVAKTKRYKPKYHRVQEGDTLWNIAQRYDGLTIDQLKKLNHMRNSALRPGQKLIVG; encoded by the coding sequence ATGAATCACTTGAACCGTAGCCTGTTACGAATGGGGCTGTTGAGTGCGATGCTGGGCCTGACGATCATGTCCAGCGCCGAGACTACGATTCAATCCGGACAAGGTGGTGCCAGTCCACAATCCTCTGATAGTACGATTGTCAAAAAAGATACCGTTGCCTTAGTACCGACGGTTCCCGACAGTATCCTGCGCGAACGTCTGACCAAAATTCAGAAAACGATTCCGCTCAACTACCACAAGTCGGTTCAGGCCTATGTCGATTATTTTACGTTTCGGAAGGCAAGCGCTACGAAGCTGATGCTCGAACGGATGCCGCTCTTTTTTCCCCTCTACGAGCGAATGCTGTCAGATTATGGGCTACCTGACGAACTGAAATACCTGTCTATTGTTGAGTCTGCGTTGAACCCGCGTGCCATATCACGAGCGGGAGCCGGTGGCCTCTGGCAAATCATGCCCGGTACGGGCCGCGACCTGCGCCTGTATCAGGACGATTACGTCGATGAGCGTATGGACCCGGTCAAAGCAACGGAGGCTGCCTGCAAATACCTCCGCGATCTATACAACATCTTTGGTGATTGGGAGTTGGCCATGGCTGCTTACAACTGCGGCCCAGGAGCCGTCAAACGAGCCATGCGCCGTTCGGGAGGTGATTCATTCTACACCATTTTTGATGCCCTGCCCAAGGAAACACGTGGCTACGTTCCGCAATTTGTAGCGTTCACCTACTTGATGCACCACGCTAACGACCACGGTATTTTCGCCGAGAACTACGAGCATCCGATCCCGCACGACACCATCCAGATTACGGGTTATTTCAACTTGGAGACGTTCGCCAAACACAGTACGATGCCCTTGGCCGACTTGCAGAAGATGAATCCAGCCATCACAACGACGATTCTGCCCGAGTATACCAGACGATACCCGTTACGAATACCTCGTCAGCAATACGCGTATTTCTCGACACGGCGTCGGGCCATTATGGACTCGGCCAGCCAAATACCCCCAGCGATGGCCCATATGCTGCTGGCAAGTGCCGAAGATGTGCGCTACGGAGCCGATTCGATTGGGGCCTGGTCGAATCTGGGTAGCAATCCGTTGGCACGGATGACGCTGGATGAAACGCCTTCGCTTGGTACCATCTCGGGTGAAAAACCAGCTAAGCTAGCGGCTCAGTTGGCCGTAGCGGAATCCGCCGACGAACCGGAGGAAGACATGGAAACGGTCGTTTTACGAAAGCCCCGCAAGCAAACGTATGTCGTCAAGCGTGGTGATAACCTGGGTGACATTGCCGAACGGTTCAGCGTTGAATTGTACGACCTAAAGCGCTGGAACCACTTACGGTCAACTCGAATTCAGCGAGGGCAGAAGCTAACAATTTTGAAAGAAGCAGCGGAAACCCGTGCGGAAAAACTGGCCGATCAGGGTACCGCCAAAGGACGCAAAAAAGCTGAAGTTGTTGCTAAGACGAAGCGATATAAGCCGAAATACCACCGCGTTCAGGAAGGCGATACTCTCTGGAATATTGCTCAACGGTACGACGGTTTAACAATCGATCAACTCAAAAAGCTGAACCACATGCGCAACAGCGCGCTCCGTCCGGGTCAGAAACTGATAGTTGGGTAA
- the gatA gene encoding Asp-tRNA(Asn)/Glu-tRNA(Gln) amidotransferase subunit GatA: MTYYRNFATVQTDLTSGTITCRQLVEQYLVRIDEQRHLNAFTEVYADEARQQADRIDHKLAAGTAGRLAGMVIGIKDVLNYAGHSVRAGSKILDNFTAQFTATAIQRLLDEDVIIIGRQNCDEFAMGSSNESSFFGPVRNAADPNRVPGGSSGGSAVAVQAGLCLASIGSDTGGSVRQPAAFCGVVGLKPTYGRISRWGLIAYASSFDCIGPIANTVDDAALLLEIMAGPDDFDSTVSSQPVQPYAQAQLPDRPLRIAYLRDGVESTGVDARIREATQRRLDELRAAGHTVEPVDLSLLKYLLPTYYILTTAEASSNLSRFDGVRYGYRADTPAMDLLALYKKSRTEGFGAEVRRRILLGTFALSASYYDAYYTKAQQVRRLIREETERVFEQYDFLLSPTTPTPAFQLGEKTSRRSGDDPLQMYLADIFTVQANVVGYPAVSIPNGTDSNGLPIGIQLMAPPFAESALVAIAKAMSN, translated from the coding sequence TTGACTTACTACCGCAACTTCGCTACCGTACAGACCGATCTCACATCGGGCACGATCACCTGCCGTCAGTTGGTGGAGCAATACCTGGTTCGCATTGACGAACAGCGTCACCTCAACGCTTTCACCGAAGTGTATGCCGACGAGGCCCGGCAACAAGCCGACCGTATCGACCATAAACTAGCCGCTGGCACCGCCGGACGATTAGCTGGTATGGTCATTGGTATCAAGGATGTTTTAAATTATGCCGGCCACAGCGTTCGGGCGGGTAGTAAAATCCTGGATAACTTCACGGCACAGTTTACAGCAACTGCCATCCAGCGCCTACTCGACGAGGATGTAATCATCATTGGTCGGCAAAATTGCGACGAGTTCGCCATGGGCTCGTCTAACGAGAGCTCATTTTTTGGACCGGTTCGAAATGCCGCCGACCCCAACCGGGTACCAGGTGGTTCGAGTGGTGGTTCTGCCGTAGCGGTTCAGGCGGGTCTTTGTTTAGCAAGTATTGGCTCTGATACTGGCGGTTCGGTACGTCAGCCAGCCGCCTTTTGTGGCGTTGTGGGTTTAAAACCGACGTATGGACGGATTAGCCGCTGGGGTTTGATTGCCTACGCTTCTTCGTTTGACTGCATCGGTCCTATAGCCAACACCGTTGACGATGCCGCTCTCCTACTCGAAATTATGGCAGGCCCAGATGATTTCGACAGCACCGTATCCAGTCAACCGGTTCAGCCTTACGCGCAGGCACAACTTCCAGATCGCCCGTTACGAATTGCTTATCTACGCGACGGCGTTGAAAGTACAGGCGTTGATGCTCGTATTCGCGAAGCTACCCAGCGTCGACTTGACGAGTTACGGGCTGCGGGACATACCGTCGAACCTGTCGATTTGTCGCTTTTGAAATACCTACTGCCGACGTACTATATTCTGACTACCGCCGAAGCGTCCTCCAACCTTTCTCGCTTTGACGGCGTTCGGTACGGTTATCGAGCGGATACACCAGCGATGGACCTTTTGGCGTTGTACAAAAAAAGCCGGACTGAAGGCTTCGGGGCTGAAGTTCGTCGGCGGATATTACTCGGCACTTTTGCGCTGAGCGCCAGCTACTACGATGCGTATTATACCAAAGCGCAGCAAGTTCGGCGGCTGATTCGGGAAGAAACCGAGCGTGTCTTTGAGCAATACGATTTTTTACTGTCGCCAACCACGCCAACACCAGCGTTTCAGTTAGGCGAAAAAACGAGTCGGCGTTCCGGAGATGATCCTTTGCAAATGTACCTCGCCGATATTTTTACCGTGCAGGCCAATGTAGTAGGCTATCCAGCCGTTTCAATCCCGAACGGCACCGATTCCAACGGGCTACCCATTGGCATTCAGCTGATGGCTCCACCCTTTGCCGAAAGTGCTTTAGTGGCGATCGCAAAAGCAATGAGCAACTGA
- a CDS encoding Sec-independent protein translocase subunit TatA/TatB: MILASIFAIMGLGGQEMVFIFLALLLLFGAKKIPELARGLGKGIKEFKDATKDVRENIEEGLKESEK, encoded by the coding sequence ATGATCTTGGCAAGTATTTTTGCAATTATGGGTTTGGGCGGTCAAGAAATGGTGTTCATTTTCTTAGCACTGCTCTTGTTGTTCGGCGCTAAGAAAATTCCCGAACTCGCACGCGGCCTTGGTAAAGGCATTAAAGAGTTCAAAGACGCCACTAAAGACGTTCGCGAAAACATCGAAGAAGGTCTTAAAGAGTCGGAGAAGTAA
- a CDS encoding YkvA family protein: MANKSLLTRVLSSIFFKRANLGAVRYARNTRSLYNLIREALDKSGGLSGANIAAFRDQLGVVTRLLKAYASGEYRQLPWKTLIRMIAVLIYFVSPIDILPDFLPIIGLTDDIALMLWLFSGIKDDIEKFRYWESTVPGQSSEAARATEAIKIG, from the coding sequence ATGGCTAATAAAAGTCTTTTAACCCGCGTTCTGAGCTCGATTTTTTTTAAGCGAGCTAATCTTGGCGCTGTCCGTTATGCCCGTAACACCCGCAGTCTGTATAATCTGATTCGGGAAGCGCTTGACAAAAGTGGCGGTCTGTCGGGTGCCAACATTGCGGCCTTTCGTGATCAGTTGGGTGTTGTAACCCGTTTGTTGAAAGCGTACGCATCCGGCGAGTATCGGCAGTTACCCTGGAAGACGCTCATTCGAATGATCGCCGTCCTTATTTACTTTGTTTCGCCCATTGACATCTTACCTGATTTTTTGCCCATTATTGGTCTTACCGATGATATTGCACTGATGCTGTGGCTTTTCAGCGGTATTAAGGATGATATCGAAAAATTCCGCTACTGGGAATCGACGGTCCCCGGTCAGAGTTCAGAAGCCGCGCGGGCAACGGAAGCGATTAAAATTGGGTGA
- the mdh gene encoding malate dehydrogenase — protein sequence MKVTVVGAGAVGATCADNIARRELAHEVVLLDIKEGISEGKSLDMLQASTLLDCDVKITGSTNDYEKTANSDVVVITSGLPRKPGMTREELIGINAGIVKGVTENILKYSPETIFVIISNPMDTMTYLALKSSGLPKNRVIGLGGALDSARFKTYLSLALNCSPNDLQASVIGGHGDTTMIPLTRLATKAGVPVSQFLDEETLKKVAADTMVGGATLTGLIGTSAWYAPGAAGAYMVESILRDQKRVIPSCVFLEGEYGQSDICLGVPVVLGRNGWEEIIDYKLNDEEQAAFNKSADAVRSMNNVLSTLDINV from the coding sequence ATGAAAGTTACTGTAGTAGGTGCCGGGGCCGTTGGAGCCACCTGCGCCGACAACATTGCCCGCCGGGAACTTGCCCACGAAGTCGTACTATTGGATATCAAAGAAGGCATCAGCGAAGGTAAATCCCTCGACATGCTTCAGGCATCTACTTTGCTCGACTGCGATGTGAAAATTACGGGCTCTACTAATGATTACGAAAAAACAGCCAATTCGGATGTTGTCGTTATCACATCGGGTTTGCCACGCAAGCCGGGTATGACCCGCGAAGAACTCATTGGTATCAACGCAGGCATTGTAAAGGGGGTTACCGAAAATATTCTGAAGTATTCGCCCGAAACAATTTTTGTTATTATCTCCAATCCGATGGATACCATGACGTACCTCGCACTGAAGTCGTCGGGTTTGCCAAAGAACCGTGTGATTGGTCTTGGCGGAGCGCTGGACTCCGCTCGTTTTAAAACCTATCTGTCGCTGGCGTTGAACTGCTCGCCGAACGATTTGCAGGCTTCGGTGATCGGTGGACACGGTGATACAACCATGATTCCGTTGACAAGACTAGCTACGAAAGCGGGTGTTCCGGTAAGCCAGTTTCTGGATGAAGAGACGCTGAAGAAAGTAGCTGCCGATACGATGGTAGGCGGGGCTACGCTAACCGGCCTGATCGGAACGTCGGCCTGGTATGCGCCGGGAGCGGCTGGTGCTTACATGGTTGAAAGCATTCTACGCGATCAGAAGCGGGTTATCCCGTCGTGTGTATTCCTGGAAGGTGAATACGGTCAGTCTGATATTTGCCTCGGCGTACCGGTTGTTCTGGGACGTAACGGCTGGGAGGAAATCATCGATTATAAACTAAACGACGAAGAGCAAGCCGCTTTCAACAAGTCGGCGGATGCGGTTCGGAGCATGAATAACGTGCTCAGTACGCTGGACATCAATGTGTAA
- a CDS encoding DUF2846 domain-containing protein gives MRKLSLLVLLCFCFLMSAFRSDRISVDRTDDLATIYIYRSGQFYGSALNYSIYVNGEKICKLSNNKYIEYKAKPGKLAITAQRGGIEVFKRETELELDADAGKKYYVKGDIKSSITRTRLEMSEVTENTAKRDMKDMTVDNCQESLNKQ, from the coding sequence ATGAGAAAGTTATCTTTACTGGTACTGCTTTGTTTTTGCTTTCTGATGTCGGCGTTTCGGAGCGACCGGATTAGTGTTGACCGAACGGATGATCTCGCGACCATTTACATTTATCGGAGTGGACAATTTTATGGATCTGCTCTGAATTATAGTATCTACGTCAACGGTGAGAAGATCTGTAAGCTGAGCAACAACAAATACATTGAGTACAAGGCGAAGCCGGGCAAATTAGCCATAACGGCGCAACGGGGCGGTATCGAAGTGTTCAAGCGTGAAACGGAACTCGAACTCGATGCGGATGCCGGTAAAAAATACTACGTTAAGGGCGATATCAAATCAAGTATTACCCGGACACGACTGGAAATGTCGGAAGTGACCGAAAATACGGCCAAGCGGGATATGAAAGACATGACCGTTGATAACTGCCAGGAATCGCTTAACAAGCAATAG
- a CDS encoding tetratricopeptide repeat protein yields MAKKKQPAGPGSERPGQDRPNRPTTPKPALTPTNSRPIPGRTTETPVRPTVRPTAGQSASTSDIPLATRPVVWWPLAVLALLGFVLYANTFGHQYALDDIAAVSQNLFVKKGLSGIPDLMRTEFWHFSNISLGYYRPLSLITFAIEQEYFKDDPNISHVINAGLYALTGLVIGALLQKWLPGQTIIAFLIGLVFIAHPIHTEIVANIKGRDEILSFLFISLMLLSYWRYLETKQSGWIVGACASLYLAFLSKESSIVSLGLIPAMQYWFARRNVWQSLISLWPFLIVAALFFYQKQKMIGTLSGTPPVDWANYPYAIEKSQKSTTFKFLLYYIRLLVLPHPLVYDYSYNVIPSGSKGDWMTWAGFFTFVGLIWLTWKGFVKRTLWGFGLFWFFVTMTPGLGFIWLRGGIFAERFAYAAVMGFGFVLIWALQKLLVKESATSTEEQPAKPVFARYAPVLGIMAVVAGLYSFKTVERNRDWENNFVLFNSALPYAPNSCQVQRHVANEWIEKGLKDRNKADSIANVTNAIKPKPSPEQIKKAQTLIDSNIAHANVHGRWALDHLQQSTRIYPNFGEAYFSMAYVFQKITPNVDSAKYYYKQTIRAANAYAPAYNNLGVIYQGEGIAQNNAQKLQLASYYYNRSMVVNPAYVDGQNNRNNLMKATGLDVKFLPDSILNKY; encoded by the coding sequence ATGGCTAAAAAAAAACAACCTGCCGGACCCGGCTCAGAACGGCCCGGTCAGGACCGCCCTAATCGTCCGACTACTCCCAAACCGGCTCTGACTCCTACCAATAGTCGTCCTATACCAGGTCGCACAACCGAAACGCCGGTACGTCCCACCGTCCGACCGACGGCTGGGCAATCAGCGTCAACGTCTGATATACCATTGGCTACACGCCCGGTCGTTTGGTGGCCGCTGGCGGTATTGGCGTTGCTTGGCTTTGTGCTTTACGCAAATACGTTTGGTCATCAGTATGCACTCGATGATATTGCAGCGGTAAGCCAGAACCTGTTCGTTAAAAAAGGGCTGTCTGGTATTCCGGACCTGATGCGAACCGAATTCTGGCATTTCAGTAATATCTCTCTTGGTTACTACCGGCCTCTATCGCTGATTACGTTTGCGATTGAACAGGAATACTTCAAAGACGATCCGAACATTAGCCACGTCATCAACGCCGGATTATACGCCCTTACCGGTCTTGTGATCGGAGCGTTACTGCAAAAGTGGTTACCAGGACAAACGATTATCGCTTTTCTGATCGGGTTGGTATTCATTGCCCATCCAATTCACACGGAAATCGTCGCTAATATCAAAGGACGTGACGAGATTTTGAGCTTCCTGTTTATCTCACTCATGCTACTTTCCTACTGGCGTTATCTGGAAACCAAGCAGAGCGGCTGGATTGTTGGCGCCTGTGCGTCTTTGTACCTCGCCTTCCTATCCAAAGAATCGTCTATTGTCAGTCTTGGCTTGATTCCAGCCATGCAGTATTGGTTCGCACGCCGGAATGTCTGGCAATCACTGATTAGCTTGTGGCCGTTCCTGATCGTAGCCGCTTTGTTTTTCTACCAGAAACAGAAAATGATCGGCACGCTGAGCGGTACGCCCCCCGTCGATTGGGCGAACTATCCGTATGCTATCGAGAAATCGCAGAAATCGACCACGTTTAAGTTTTTGCTTTATTACATCCGTCTGCTGGTTTTGCCGCATCCGCTGGTATACGATTATTCGTACAACGTTATTCCATCGGGTAGCAAAGGCGATTGGATGACCTGGGCAGGGTTCTTCACGTTTGTTGGTCTGATCTGGTTAACCTGGAAAGGCTTCGTGAAACGGACGCTGTGGGGTTTTGGTCTGTTCTGGTTCTTCGTGACCATGACACCGGGTCTGGGCTTCATCTGGCTGCGGGGCGGCATTTTTGCCGAACGTTTTGCCTACGCAGCGGTGATGGGCTTTGGCTTTGTCCTGATCTGGGCCTTGCAGAAACTGCTGGTAAAAGAATCGGCCACTAGCACCGAGGAACAACCTGCAAAACCCGTTTTCGCCCGTTATGCGCCTGTTCTTGGCATTATGGCCGTCGTAGCGGGATTGTACTCGTTTAAGACTGTAGAACGTAACCGGGATTGGGAAAATAACTTCGTGCTGTTTAACTCCGCTCTCCCCTATGCGCCCAACAGTTGTCAGGTACAGCGGCACGTAGCCAACGAGTGGATCGAGAAAGGGCTTAAAGACCGTAATAAAGCGGATTCTATTGCCAACGTGACAAACGCGATCAAGCCCAAGCCATCGCCCGAGCAAATCAAAAAAGCTCAGACGTTGATTGACTCCAACATTGCACACGCCAACGTCCACGGTCGCTGGGCACTCGATCACCTGCAACAATCGACTCGGATTTACCCAAACTTCGGCGAAGCGTATTTTTCGATGGCTTACGTGTTTCAAAAAATCACGCCTAACGTCGATTCGGCCAAGTATTACTACAAGCAAACGATTCGGGCGGCTAACGCTTATGCACCCGCTTACAACAACCTGGGGGTGATCTATCAGGGCGAAGGTATTGCGCAGAACAACGCGCAGAAATTACAACTGGCTTCCTACTATTACAACCGGTCGATGGTGGTGAACCCAGCCTATGTTGACGGCCAGAATAACCGCAATAATTTGATGAAAGCGACGGGCCTGGACGTGAAGTTTTTGCCGGATTCTATTCTAAATAAGTACTAA